The following coding sequences are from one Shewanella eurypsychrophilus window:
- a CDS encoding alkaline phosphatase D family protein: MPAALPLVLAGPTLRHCDQDNFTLWLVSSKPMNELTLTLAKKKLVLQQEQCHEVQLGEKAWQYLIQVEQKDFLCVDSAIAYELTDSQHGALFSSIQQLNYQDKKNPEFVIKPQIDNLLHGSCRNPHHHSGDALVAADTRLSQDLSIEARPSLLMLSGDQVYVDDIAGPMIYAIGEVIKLLGLPQEKFNDAALSGSAAISYHPAALYQRQKNLLPKTQYQAKTAIRRWYINHPIFTSSLAENHLITLGEIIALYLLTWSPELWDQIEIPKEVAGLSVANNTRWNREWLHLLEFKAGLQQVRRLMAHLPTYMIFDDHDVTDDWNLTAKWEQAAYGHPFSKRIIGNALIGYALFQGLGNAPKKFKAQITPLIDAHFSQPDEATQDRLIDELLKFEHWHYTLKTSPKLVVLDTRTHRWRSESNLAKPSGLMDWESLMELQQELVGQSNVIIVSAAPMFGVKLIETVQRTATMLGGSLLVDAENWMAHPGTANTLLSIFQHRKTPEQFVILSGDVHYSFAYDIRIRFRKGGPKIYQITCSGLKNQFPEKLIPIFDKINGWLYGHFSPLNFFTKRKRMSIRGRRPNGARSKRLMNQSGIGMLDLAKNGAPTKIAVLHTDMSETHFDSPRKE, encoded by the coding sequence ATGCCCGCAGCATTACCCTTAGTCCTTGCAGGTCCAACACTTCGTCATTGCGATCAAGATAACTTCACCCTGTGGCTTGTCAGCTCAAAGCCGATGAATGAACTGACCTTAACCCTTGCTAAGAAAAAGTTAGTCCTGCAACAGGAGCAGTGCCATGAAGTCCAGCTTGGAGAAAAGGCCTGGCAGTATCTTATTCAGGTTGAGCAGAAGGATTTTCTTTGTGTCGATTCTGCAATAGCTTATGAGTTAACCGATAGCCAGCATGGGGCGCTATTTAGCAGTATCCAGCAGCTAAACTATCAAGATAAAAAAAACCCAGAGTTTGTTATCAAGCCTCAAATAGATAACTTGCTACACGGCTCCTGCCGTAATCCTCATCACCACAGCGGTGATGCGCTCGTGGCTGCCGATACCAGACTCAGCCAAGATCTCAGCATTGAAGCGCGCCCCTCTCTACTGATGCTTAGCGGCGATCAAGTCTACGTCGATGACATTGCCGGGCCGATGATCTATGCCATAGGTGAAGTCATAAAGCTATTGGGCTTACCGCAAGAGAAATTTAACGATGCAGCCCTCAGTGGAAGTGCTGCTATCAGCTACCATCCTGCAGCCCTATATCAGCGACAAAAAAATTTACTGCCTAAGACACAATATCAGGCAAAAACGGCGATCAGGCGTTGGTATATCAACCATCCCATCTTCACCTCATCATTGGCCGAAAACCACCTGATCACTTTAGGTGAAATCATTGCCCTGTATTTACTGACCTGGTCACCCGAGCTCTGGGATCAAATAGAGATCCCTAAAGAGGTTGCAGGCTTATCTGTGGCAAACAACACCCGCTGGAATAGGGAGTGGCTACATCTGCTGGAGTTTAAGGCAGGACTCCAGCAAGTCAGACGCTTAATGGCACACCTGCCAACCTACATGATTTTTGATGATCATGATGTCACCGATGATTGGAACCTGACCGCAAAATGGGAGCAAGCCGCTTACGGGCATCCCTTCTCTAAACGTATCATAGGTAACGCACTGATAGGTTATGCCCTATTTCAGGGCTTAGGCAATGCTCCGAAAAAATTTAAAGCGCAAATAACACCACTCATCGATGCCCACTTTTCTCAGCCAGATGAAGCAACACAAGACAGACTCATCGATGAACTGCTCAAATTTGAGCATTGGCATTACACCTTAAAGACATCGCCTAAATTGGTGGTGTTAGATACTCGAACTCACCGCTGGCGTAGCGAGTCTAACCTAGCAAAACCATCTGGTCTGATGGACTGGGAATCCCTGATGGAGTTGCAACAGGAGTTAGTTGGCCAGAGTAATGTCATCATCGTCTCGGCGGCCCCTATGTTCGGAGTCAAACTCATCGAAACCGTGCAACGTACCGCTACTATGCTTGGCGGTTCATTGTTGGTGGATGCCGAAAACTGGATGGCCCACCCAGGCACTGCCAACACCTTGTTAAGCATTTTTCAACACAGGAAAACGCCGGAGCAATTTGTGATCTTGTCAGGCGATGTCCATTACTCCTTTGCCTATGACATTCGTATACGATTTAGAAAAGGTGGCCCTAAGATTTATCAGATCACCTGTAGCGGCTTAAAAAATCAATTCCCAGAAAAGCTAATTCCTATCTTCGATAAAATAAATGGCTGGCTATATGGCCACTTTTCGCCACTGAATTTTTTCACCAAGCGTAAACGCATGTCCATTCGTGGCAGGCGCCCCAATGGTGCACGCAGCAAGCGCTTAATGAATCAGAGCGGAATTGGGATGCTTGATTTAGCTAAAAATGGTGCACCGACTAAGATTGCCGTGCTGCACACAGATATGAGCGAAACTCACTTTGACTCACCAAGAAAAGAGTAG
- a CDS encoding HAD-IB family hydrolase, with protein MENNQPCLALFDFDGTITHSDMFSKFIRHSAKKRRFIIWGSLILPFFVAYKAGLFPARVLRPMVAYIAFKGRSVKQLESLGAYYAQHIIPLHLRDIALDKIRWHLSRGDKAVLVSASLDIYLRSWCDAMEISLICSEMESLNGHYSGRYLAGDCSGDKKANKVKAQFTLADYPKVYAYGDTHEDLSMLALADEAYMNWKRLN; from the coding sequence ATGGAAAACAACCAACCTTGCTTAGCCTTGTTCGATTTTGACGGCACCATCACTCACTCCGACATGTTCTCTAAATTTATTCGCCATTCGGCCAAGAAGAGACGATTTATAATATGGGGCAGTCTTATCCTGCCCTTCTTTGTCGCTTATAAAGCGGGTCTATTTCCAGCTCGAGTATTGCGTCCTATGGTCGCCTATATTGCGTTTAAAGGTCGCTCAGTTAAACAGCTTGAATCCTTAGGGGCTTATTATGCTCAACACATTATTCCTCTTCATCTCAGAGATATCGCCCTAGATAAAATACGCTGGCATCTTAGCCGCGGTGACAAAGCCGTACTCGTTTCAGCATCGTTAGATATCTATTTAAGATCTTGGTGTGACGCCATGGAGATAAGCCTGATCTGCAGTGAGATGGAGAGTCTGAATGGTCATTATTCTGGTCGCTATTTAGCTGGCGACTGTAGTGGTGATAAAAAAGCCAACAAGGTTAAGGCTCAATTCACCCTCGCAGACTACCCCAAGGTCTATGCTTACGGTGACACCCATGAAGATCTATCAATGTTAGCACTGGCCGATGAGGCATATATGAACTGGAAACGCCTTAACTAA
- a CDS encoding alkaline phosphatase family protein, with amino-acid sequence MDIGAKTSWSGLGKWALLSVSLLSSAAWADIGDTPVIGGVFNASEIMRDQIVSSLSYSTKLTRDITLFTIGGLSLDAYILTLPLDKKVKARVIAQLSDPTYAIPLGHFLYRFYDRYTGLNSEDEFKQYLASIYDEEQLKQFEHSLYHFGSGSVKDKTADRVKEESSSSADQRLTKQESAKQTSVKHQSAQAQGIKADRKFIASMVTIYDALVDIGMWQDMDAVPAKYTYLTNNPADLQLVDKIQPIIIDIMSDAAGGMDEGEMKASVLAIIADDKPENRSKVNNKAQALTVTLIDFVRLNVLKAYRQFVFQTEREQALNAWMQDTFDDNSDDLIAFLKSQQQRRHSVQVTVDGLQQSLIEGLVDQSKPFIHKAYQLHQERAAVKPKTEVTQEPEHQQQVKFMAQLAKEAYRDPNYLPFFKRLYRDNPHSITQVGISSTPTISVRNLPIIKTGAKVSGEGGTGIPNFHFVDRDRDRAYYFFGNDALQLDRLMESHGVRTMFDRLAYLITLNCNGQYDWNAHTSYDGLVNLGLGEVQRDYGEKRCIRELQERAKVEVKLKKDRAELIEDIRGYQGIWFVDVFTKLTKKWKIEKAISELAKLDGQGMPDHTLIYNPWPDHFAHFTGPFSDEIIMPTGELNRLDFWLEKTEQAYRNAGIYDQTLWGMAGDHGLSPVFYALNPERQVFDNLSKKLGYPLLVKKISSDEGEGPKITNALNYESNKGIDVVVASTAGGNMMMDFFNAKSGWEAQPVYSELINWTPINAPMQSDTVDIVTETVNSLSESLDYMVLRQRSCQAEGCLVRLIGHRDGVRHDELVERRGDKLFYSSAKGGSPKLLDITSLNPYRNSPSQAEIEHFSELQNLCITQAKADDVNSWCNVEQWRDLTRFTSRPDSVNQLARLYDETRAGTINLFPKAGIGFNTKVPGRHAGESFSEKDAFIGFWGMPIGPNASTLKIEENGSLAPTLYEFLTGEQVSPGENGWGYPSLLNKLDIQ; translated from the coding sequence ATGGATATTGGTGCTAAAACTTCTTGGAGTGGCTTAGGTAAATGGGCCCTGCTTTCTGTTTCTTTGTTAAGTTCCGCAGCTTGGGCTGATATCGGTGATACGCCTGTTATCGGGGGTGTATTTAATGCCAGTGAGATCATGCGAGATCAGATTGTCTCATCCTTAAGTTATTCCACTAAGCTGACGAGAGATATCACCCTGTTTACTATTGGCGGACTTTCGCTTGATGCGTATATCCTAACCTTGCCTCTGGATAAAAAGGTTAAAGCTCGCGTGATTGCTCAGCTAAGCGATCCGACGTATGCGATCCCTCTGGGTCATTTTCTTTATCGTTTTTACGACCGTTATACCGGTCTGAATAGTGAAGATGAATTTAAGCAATATTTGGCAAGTATCTATGATGAAGAACAGCTCAAGCAGTTCGAACATAGTCTCTACCATTTTGGTTCTGGCTCAGTAAAAGATAAGACCGCCGATAGAGTAAAGGAGGAAAGCTCTTCTTCGGCTGACCAAAGATTAACTAAGCAAGAATCGGCTAAACAGACATCTGTTAAACACCAGAGTGCCCAAGCCCAAGGCATAAAAGCTGATCGTAAGTTTATCGCATCTATGGTCACCATATATGATGCTCTGGTAGATATTGGTATGTGGCAGGATATGGATGCTGTGCCAGCTAAGTATACCTATCTCACGAATAACCCGGCTGACCTGCAATTAGTCGATAAAATACAGCCTATCATTATCGATATCATGTCCGATGCGGCCGGTGGTATGGATGAGGGCGAGATGAAAGCCTCGGTGCTTGCCATCATCGCAGACGATAAGCCAGAAAACCGCAGTAAGGTCAATAATAAGGCTCAGGCGTTAACTGTTACCCTGATAGATTTTGTGCGCTTAAATGTACTCAAGGCTTACCGTCAATTTGTGTTTCAGACAGAGCGGGAGCAGGCATTAAATGCCTGGATGCAGGACACTTTCGATGATAATAGTGATGACTTGATCGCTTTTTTGAAGTCACAACAGCAGCGCCGACATTCGGTACAGGTGACTGTCGATGGATTACAGCAAAGTTTAATTGAAGGCTTAGTGGATCAGTCTAAACCCTTTATCCATAAGGCCTATCAGTTGCATCAAGAGAGAGCCGCAGTTAAGCCTAAAACTGAGGTTACCCAAGAGCCAGAGCATCAACAACAGGTTAAGTTTATGGCTCAGCTTGCTAAGGAAGCATATCGCGATCCAAATTACTTGCCATTCTTTAAACGCTTATATCGTGATAATCCTCATTCTATAACGCAAGTAGGTATCTCATCTACGCCGACTATTAGTGTACGTAACTTGCCTATTATCAAGACCGGAGCCAAGGTCTCTGGAGAGGGCGGAACGGGGATCCCTAATTTCCATTTTGTCGATCGCGATCGGGATCGCGCCTATTACTTTTTTGGTAATGATGCGCTACAACTCGACCGCTTGATGGAGAGCCATGGCGTCAGAACCATGTTCGATCGTTTAGCTTATCTGATCACACTCAACTGTAATGGCCAATATGATTGGAATGCGCACACTAGCTACGACGGTCTCGTCAACTTAGGTTTGGGTGAAGTGCAGCGTGATTATGGTGAGAAGCGCTGTATAAGAGAGTTGCAGGAGCGGGCTAAGGTTGAAGTTAAATTGAAGAAGGATAGAGCTGAGCTTATCGAGGATATTCGCGGTTATCAAGGTATCTGGTTTGTGGATGTTTTTACGAAATTAACCAAAAAATGGAAGATAGAGAAAGCGATTTCTGAATTGGCGAAACTCGATGGCCAAGGCATGCCAGATCATACTTTGATCTATAATCCCTGGCCGGATCATTTTGCACATTTTACCGGGCCTTTCAGTGATGAGATTATCATGCCCACCGGTGAGTTGAATCGACTAGATTTTTGGCTAGAGAAGACTGAACAGGCTTATAGAAATGCAGGTATTTATGATCAAACCTTGTGGGGGATGGCAGGCGACCATGGTCTGTCTCCGGTTTTTTACGCGCTTAATCCTGAGAGGCAAGTGTTTGATAACTTGTCGAAGAAGCTTGGCTACCCTCTTTTAGTTAAGAAGATCTCTTCCGATGAGGGAGAAGGTCCAAAGATCACCAATGCGCTAAATTATGAGAGCAATAAAGGTATCGATGTGGTTGTGGCCTCGACGGCTGGTGGCAACATGATGATGGACTTTTTCAATGCTAAGTCAGGATGGGAGGCACAACCAGTTTACAGTGAACTGATTAACTGGACACCTATCAATGCACCAATGCAATCCGATACTGTCGATATTGTTACCGAGACGGTCAATAGCCTGTCAGAGTCGCTGGATTATATGGTGCTTAGGCAAAGGTCTTGTCAAGCTGAGGGCTGCCTGGTGCGATTGATTGGGCATCGTGATGGTGTGCGACACGATGAGCTGGTGGAGCGCAGAGGAGATAAACTGTTTTACTCAAGCGCAAAGGGAGGCTCGCCCAAGTTACTGGATATCACCAGCCTAAATCCATATCGAAACTCTCCCTCTCAAGCTGAGATAGAACACTTTTCTGAGCTGCAAAATCTATGTATTACTCAGGCGAAAGCCGATGATGTAAACTCCTGGTGCAATGTCGAGCAGTGGCGTGATTTAACACGTTTTACTTCCCGCCCCGATTCGGTGAATCAGCTTGCCAGGCTATACGATGAAACGCGGGCCGGTACCATTAACCTGTTCCCCAAAGCGGGGATCGGTTTTAACACTAAGGTTCCGGGTCGCCATGCAGGAGAGAGCTTTTCTGAGAAAGATGCCTTCATCGGTTTCTGGGGCATGCCAATAGGGCCCAATGCCAGCACACTCAAGATTGAAGAGAATGGTTCATTGGCGCCGACCCTGTATGAGTTTTTAACTGGTGAGCAAGTCAGCCCTGGTGAAAATGGCTGGGGTTATCCGTCTTTATTGAATAAGCTTGATATTCAGTGA
- a CDS encoding dTDP-4-dehydrorhamnose reductase family protein, with product MAKIMITGATGLLGRAVKSQLEKVTEHQVIATGFSRAQAGIYKLDLTHADEIAQFIAQHKPDVIVHCAAERRPDVSEQNPSAALALNVSATKALAETAKKHGAWVIYISTDYVFDGTEPSYSESDMPNPVNFYGESKWKGEQALLKASNEFAVLRLPILYGRVEQVSESAILVLLNQLMDKQTQEVDHWAVRSPTSTQDIAQAIEKMIELKLNHIDLSGIYHFSGTETMSKYQMLLSLGEILGHSTQHLKSVSEPTDSAKRPKDCTLICDRLAKLGIQSKVLFREGMLASLGESPTALAKIGLKVD from the coding sequence ATGGCTAAAATAATGATAACCGGTGCGACAGGTTTACTCGGTAGGGCTGTGAAATCTCAGCTTGAAAAAGTGACTGAGCATCAAGTGATTGCCACAGGATTTAGTCGTGCTCAAGCTGGTATATACAAGTTAGATCTCACCCATGCAGATGAGATAGCACAATTTATTGCACAGCATAAACCCGATGTGATTGTACATTGCGCCGCCGAGCGTCGCCCCGATGTATCGGAGCAAAACCCAAGCGCTGCATTAGCACTCAATGTCAGTGCGACCAAGGCGCTCGCTGAGACAGCCAAAAAGCACGGCGCCTGGGTTATCTATATCTCTACCGATTATGTATTCGATGGCACTGAGCCCAGTTATTCTGAGTCAGATATGCCTAATCCGGTTAACTTCTACGGTGAGTCGAAATGGAAGGGTGAGCAGGCGCTGCTAAAAGCGTCCAATGAGTTTGCCGTGCTTAGATTGCCTATTCTCTATGGTCGAGTTGAACAGGTCTCTGAGTCCGCAATCTTGGTCCTGCTTAACCAGTTAATGGATAAGCAGACTCAAGAGGTTGATCATTGGGCGGTACGAAGTCCTACATCGACCCAAGATATTGCTCAGGCGATTGAGAAGATGATTGAGCTGAAGCTTAATCATATCGATCTGTCTGGTATTTATCATTTCAGTGGTACAGAGACCATGAGTAAATATCAGATGTTGCTTTCCTTAGGGGAGATACTTGGGCATAGCACTCAGCATTTAAAATCGGTTTCAGAGCCAACCGACAGTGCTAAACGTCCTAAAGATTGTACCTTAATCTGTGACAGGCTCGCTAAGCTTGGCATTCAATCTAAGGTATTATTCCGCGAGGGAATGTTAGCATCTCTTGGTGAGTCACCAACGGCACTTGCAAAAATAGGATTGAAAGTAGATTAA
- a CDS encoding sensor histidine kinase, with protein sequence MPHKLVPSLKASDQLAFLRIFGLVLKLGLTFFAAETFGLSIHSPVLNYALLLEGAYLTLTFAIRQPMMSKDSGLFTALLLDTAFWITWLYFSGGATNAFISLLLLPIAIAAVTLPRWAPWTLSFISTIAYSLMLYSVPDNQMQHHGMDMGSHYLGMWFNFVISALVLTTSVAFIAKRMRRQDAELAYMREAQLRQEKLLALGTASAQMAHQLATPLSSLRLLVEEVAEDLVTDSPSIKEMEVALSRCETTLTELRLATESIREQKQVEVETSILIAMLRQQVTLLMPQLKLQLVADPQIQQSHIFTDASLLPALLSLIENAARASEDQIGEKRVKVEIDIEPEYLNLRVRVRDYGIGIPKHLLSQLGHKLIDSPTGMGMALMLSHASFERLGGTLILGSHSEGGAVAEVTLPVIEH encoded by the coding sequence ATGCCTCATAAGTTAGTGCCAAGTTTGAAAGCCTCCGATCAGCTGGCTTTTCTGAGAATATTTGGTTTAGTGCTCAAGCTAGGGCTGACATTTTTTGCCGCCGAAACTTTTGGTCTATCCATTCATAGCCCTGTACTCAATTACGCTCTTTTGCTTGAAGGCGCTTATCTGACATTAACGTTTGCGATCAGGCAGCCCATGATGTCAAAGGACTCTGGCTTGTTTACTGCGCTATTGCTAGATACCGCTTTTTGGATCACTTGGCTGTATTTTTCAGGTGGTGCAACGAATGCATTCATTTCCCTATTGTTGTTGCCTATTGCAATTGCGGCGGTAACATTGCCCCGCTGGGCACCTTGGACACTGAGCTTCATTTCAACCATTGCCTATAGTTTAATGCTCTACTCTGTGCCTGATAATCAGATGCAGCATCACGGTATGGATATGGGGTCTCACTATTTAGGCATGTGGTTCAACTTTGTCATTTCAGCACTGGTATTAACGACCAGTGTCGCCTTTATTGCTAAACGCATGCGTCGACAAGACGCAGAGCTGGCCTATATGAGAGAGGCACAACTTAGGCAGGAGAAATTATTAGCATTAGGCACCGCATCGGCGCAGATGGCACACCAATTGGCGACCCCACTATCTAGCTTGCGTTTATTGGTCGAAGAAGTGGCTGAAGATCTCGTTACTGACTCTCCCTCCATCAAAGAGATGGAAGTGGCCCTTTCTCGTTGTGAAACAACGCTTACAGAGCTTAGGTTGGCTACAGAGTCTATTCGAGAGCAGAAGCAGGTAGAGGTTGAGACGAGTATCTTGATAGCTATGCTGAGGCAGCAAGTGACGCTGTTAATGCCGCAGCTTAAACTACAGTTGGTGGCAGATCCACAGATTCAACAGAGCCACATTTTTACTGATGCCAGTTTGCTGCCAGCACTACTCTCGCTGATTGAAAATGCCGCTCGTGCCAGTGAAGACCAAATCGGTGAGAAGCGTGTCAAAGTCGAAATTGATATAGAACCAGAATATCTAAATTTGCGGGTTAGAGTGCGTGACTATGGTATCGGGATCCCCAAACACTTGCTGTCTCAACTCGGTCATAAACTAATCGATAGTCCAACAGGTATGGGGATGGCACTGATGCTAAGCCATGCTAGTTTTGAACGACTAGGTGGCACCTTAATTCTAGGTAGCCATAGTGAAGGTGGCGCGGTGGCTGAAGTGACCCTGCCAGTCATAGAGCATTAG
- a CDS encoding response regulator transcription factor yields MTENNRLLIIEDDFAFAGVLARRLTRYDFECQLAHDATQGLLLARQFKPTHILLDMKLAEDNGLALIEPLRQHLPQVLMVLLTGYASIATAVEAIRLGANNYLAKPVDTQTLLHALNALPEDVLLVPVDEEPLNPKRLEWEHIQQVLTANKGNVSATARQLSMHRRTLQRKLLKKPVS; encoded by the coding sequence GTGACAGAAAACAATAGATTATTGATCATAGAGGACGACTTCGCCTTTGCTGGCGTACTAGCAAGACGTTTAACGCGATATGATTTCGAGTGTCAGCTTGCTCACGATGCAACTCAGGGATTACTGCTTGCCAGGCAGTTTAAACCCACACATATATTGCTGGATATGAAGCTTGCCGAAGATAATGGCTTGGCACTGATTGAGCCTTTAAGGCAACACCTTCCTCAGGTGTTGATGGTGCTGCTTACTGGCTATGCGAGTATTGCTACCGCAGTTGAGGCAATACGTCTGGGCGCAAATAATTATTTGGCAAAACCTGTCGACACTCAGACCTTGCTTCATGCACTTAATGCACTGCCCGAAGATGTGTTACTTGTTCCTGTTGATGAAGAGCCGCTTAACCCCAAACGATTGGAGTGGGAGCATATTCAACAGGTGTTGACTGCTAATAAGGGCAATGTGTCGGCAACAGCTCGTCAATTGAGTATGCACAGGCGGACATTACAGCGAAAGCTGTTGAAGAAGCCTGTATCGTAA
- a CDS encoding sensor domain-containing diguanylate cyclase: protein MTHSSVFETDKFLLDNPNDLISIEKWQKTVNLLAKLFDAPAGFLVQHTSSGFQVTIASEQESNPYSAGIVIEPEVNIFCRKIVETGEELYVSNAPIDPCWDSNPEVHKDGFTSYLGVPVFWPNGKAFGTFCVMDYKQTDYQETYLELIRHLKDILEADLSMLGVYEQMLKLAITDPLCDINNRRGFSVLAEQRIKLAQRTQGRLGLLYIDIDDFKSINDIHGHNVGDEVLQHLANTLGECVRHTDVIGRMGGDEFVALVVMEQEDDLIKIEQSIMQGIASATESRSLPEYAVSIGHVTVDLKLDLMSMLDSADKDMLIRKQGKLDIS, encoded by the coding sequence ATGACTCATAGCTCAGTATTTGAAACGGATAAGTTTTTACTCGACAATCCAAACGATCTTATCTCAATCGAAAAATGGCAAAAGACGGTTAATTTACTGGCCAAACTGTTCGATGCGCCAGCCGGTTTTTTGGTGCAACACACCTCTTCCGGTTTTCAGGTGACGATTGCCAGTGAGCAGGAGTCAAATCCCTATAGTGCTGGGATCGTTATTGAGCCTGAGGTTAATATTTTCTGCCGTAAAATAGTAGAAACCGGTGAAGAGCTGTATGTCTCTAATGCCCCAATAGACCCTTGCTGGGACAGCAATCCTGAAGTCCATAAAGATGGCTTTACATCTTACCTTGGTGTACCTGTTTTTTGGCCCAATGGTAAAGCGTTTGGCACCTTTTGTGTGATGGATTATAAACAGACAGATTATCAAGAGACCTATCTTGAGTTGATCCGTCATCTGAAGGATATTCTCGAAGCAGATCTATCCATGTTGGGCGTCTATGAGCAGATGTTAAAACTAGCGATCACCGATCCCTTGTGTGATATCAATAACCGACGTGGTTTTTCTGTGTTAGCAGAGCAAAGGATTAAGCTGGCACAACGTACTCAGGGTCGATTAGGCTTGCTCTATATTGATATCGATGACTTCAAATCTATCAACGATATTCACGGCCATAATGTTGGCGATGAAGTGCTCCAACACTTGGCTAACACGCTGGGTGAGTGTGTAAGACATACTGATGTGATCGGTAGAATGGGCGGTGATGAGTTTGTTGCTTTGGTCGTCATGGAGCAAGAAGATGATCTGATTAAAATAGAGCAGAGCATAATGCAAGGTATCGCATCAGCCACTGAGAGTCGCTCCCTACCTGAATATGCTGTTTCCATAGGGCATGTGACAGTGGATTTAAAGCTGGATTTGATGTCTATGCTCGATAGTGCCGATAAAGATATGTTGATCCGTAAGCAGGGAAAACTTGATATCAGCTAG